From one Lotus japonicus ecotype B-129 chromosome 3, LjGifu_v1.2 genomic stretch:
- the LOC130749444 gene encoding uncharacterized protein LOC130749444 yields the protein MNDPFQMMGHSQIHQNYVVWPQPPPLYPPENPAVLAHPPLFNNRYPGRVNWTREEHRRIGSGPGQSSGNPRDSQRYGHKRRRFHHSKRRPHGGGRQRLSAPFAPRNTTSYLIRAKRSGGITSLVSPSVQPTTPVMTPTRENLCWIEKDDEWGIDLYGTMKGRIRLRRDSDEESEVISGGSDGAESDKELNYLLSRFEMIYPDELNLENRVSQKGKRIAELIDENFLLSERIYFLEMELDEVRKRVRRLESETDGGCSEPEIVDDGHVCSVVKN from the coding sequence ATGAACGACCCGTTCCAAATGATGGGTCACTCTCAGATCCACCAAAACTACGTCGTTTGGCCGCAACCACCGCCGCTTTACCCGCCAGAAAACCCCGCCGTGCTGGCCCACCCACCACTGTTCAACAACCGCTATCCGGGTCGAGTCAACTGGACGCGCGAGGAACACCGCCGTATCGGGTCAGGTCCGGGTCAAAGCTCCGGCAACCCGAGGGATTCGCAACGCTACGGCCACAAGCGCCGCCGGTTCCACCACTCGAAGCGGAGGCCCCACGGCGGTGGCCGCCAACGTCTCTCTGCGCCGTTCGCGCCGCGCAACACGACGTCGTACTTAATCCGCGCGAAGAGATCCGGCGGCATCACGTCACTGGTGTCACCGTCGGTCCAGCCGACGACGCCGGTTATGACGCCGACGAGGGAGAATTTGTGCTGGATTGAGAAGGACGACGAGTGGGGCATCGACTTGTACGGCACCATGAAGGGCCGGATCCGTCTCCGGCGAGACTCCGATGAGGAATCAGAGGTCATCTCCGGCGGAAGCGACGGCGCAGAGAGCGATAAGGAACTGAACTATTTACTGAGCAGGTTCGAGATGATTTACCCTGATGAACTGAACTTGGAGAATAGGGTTAGTCAAAAAGGAAAGCGCATTGCTGAATTGATAGATGAGAATTTCTTGCTGAGCGAGAGGATTTATTTCTTGGAAATGGAATTGGATGAGGTGAGAAAGCGTGTTCGGCGATTGGAGTCGGAGACTGATGGCGGCTGCAGTGAGCCGGAGATTGTCGACGATGGACATGTTTGCTCCGTCGTCAAAAACTGA
- the LOC130749697 gene encoding uncharacterized protein LOC130749697, with protein MDQQPLYPIQERLRILEGVVFRDRQRQRRREGETPIQITTSTGESVTVDSDVQDEGRVHREEVGSDVEKAAREGWDLRKRKSAYLVAKALGLETYTDEAEGFSGSFYDCNICLEMARDPVLTCCGHLFCWPCFYRLSYAYSVAKECPVCKGEVTEASIIPIYGSASVDCIDKLGSEGDALIVPDRPHASRIESIRQQCRSPTATPIHEMMISYLLHNLASFEEQFQFETPGATTSRPNDLAAQSRQEAENSQHTSSYQFSTLPLHEDASLSYDLAIDHLDILFREFESFHMRLVSDNRGSPFSIVAISGRPNGDVAATNSATPSFVSPISSEDDFNAVSDTDIHTTNSSTQTISAYPPSSTGTDL; from the coding sequence ATGGATCAGCAGCCTTTGTACCCGATTCAAGAGCGCCTCAGGATCCTTGAAGGAGTTGTCTTCAGGGATAGGCAGCGGCAGAGGCGGCGAGAGGGTGAAACTCCAATTCAGATAACTACCTCTACCGGAGAATCGGTTACAGTAGATAGTGATGTTCAAGATGAAGGCAGGGTGCACCGGGAAGAAGTTGGTAGTGATGTTGAAAAGGCGGCGCGCGAAGGTTGGGACCTGCGCAAAAGGAAAAGTGCCTATTTAGTTGCTAAAGCATTGGGGTTGGAAACATACACCGATGAGGCAGAGGGATTTAGTGGAAGCTTTTACGATTGTAATATATGCTTGGAAATGGCAAGAGATCCTGTTTTGACCTGCTGTGGTCATTTGTTTTGCTGGCCATGCTTCTATAGGTTGTCATATGCTTATTCTGTTGCAAAGGAATGCCCTGTCTGTAAAGGAGAGGTCACTGAAGCCAGCATTATCCCAATTTATGGCAGTGCAAGTGTCGATTGTATTGATAAGTTGGGATCGGAAGGAGATGCTTTGATAGTTCCTGATCGACCCCATGCATCGAGAATTGAGAGTATTAGGCAGCAATGCAGAAGCCCAACAGCTACTCCAATCCATGAAATGATGATTAGTTACTTGTTACATAACTTAGCTTCATTTGAAGAGCAATTTCAATTCGAAACCCCTGGTGCTACAACCAGTAGACCTAACGATTTGGCTGCTCAATCTCGCCAGGAGGCAGAAAATAGTCAGCATACTTCTTCCTATCAATTTTCAACGTTGCCATTGCACGAAGATGCTTCACTTTCATATGATTTGGCAATTGATCATTTAGATATTCTCTTTCGTGAATTCGAATCATTCCATATGAGATTGGTTTCTGACAATAGAGGCTCACCTTTTAGCATTGTTGCTATATCAGGGCGTCCTAATGGAGATGTTGCTGCAACCAATTCTGCAACCCCTTCTTTTGTTTCTCCCATAAGTAGCGAGGATGACTTTAATGCTGTTTCGGACACTGATATCCACACAACCAATAGTAGTACACAGACAATTTCTGCATACCCACCATCTTCTACTGGAACAGATCTTTGA